A region of the Haematobia irritans isolate KBUSLIRL chromosome 5, ASM5000362v1, whole genome shotgun sequence genome:
gaaaagaaatttgccTTCATGCTATTTTTTGTAGGTGTGACAATGAAAAtgcaaataacaaaaatatgtcAAGGTTTTGCCATTAGACTTTTTCAATGTCCCGAATCTGGTTATGAAAGGCAAGAGCTATGTAAGCAATTCAATCAAGACATCAGGGACTTGGATGAGATAttgaaaaaatcggaaaatgaaAGATTTCGGGTGCTTTTGATAGCTGCTGctgatttatttatatggaaagttAAAGTGAAGAAAATGCTTATGGTCTATCATGTGCTAAATCGTATGGGTCATGTTCGCCATTTACATTTGGGTAAATATTTACAAGCGGAATGTTGGATACCTACAAAGGATATGCAGGATGTACACAAGGCTTTGGCCAAGGGAGTCCAAAGCTCCTCCCGGGGTAATCCCAGTGAAATGTTTAAGCCCATATTGAATATCGTGCACAAAAGATCCATAACGGATAATGATAAGCCTACATTCTTTTCATTGAATCGTTTCACCAAAGGATTTCAACATCTCATTGATGCCTATGGTATAGCCCAATATCAGGAATTGAACCCGGCTCCTTATACCATTATAACATTTCCCTTTCTATTTGCTGTGATGTTTGGTGATGTGGGTCATGGTCTAATTATGTTGATCTTCGGTTGTTGGATGTTAATCCAGGAGGATTCGTTGGAGAAAAAGAATCGTTTGGCTAAGACCAcgaatgaaatttggaatattCTCTTTGGTGGTCGTTATATAATCACTTTAATGGGAGCTTTTTCTGTTTACACAGGCATCATATACAATGATTGCTTCTCTAAGGcctttaatatttttggctcagctTGGATGATTAACTATAATGTAAGTTCAGTAAAGACAAATCATTACCTGCAATTGGATCCTGCCAGAGCCGATCATTATCGTGGCCATCCCTATATAATGGGTTTTGATCCCATATGGCATGCCTCTGGGGAAAATGCCATAACCACAACGAATTCTTTTAAAATGAAACTGGCCATAATTTTGGGAATTTGTCAAATGATTTTTGGTTTAATACTATCGGCCTTCAATTACCTCTACAAGAAAGATTATATGGATGTGGCGTTGATCTTTATtcctcaattactatttttgctgTGTATTTTTGCCTATTTggtatttttgattttcttcaaatggtCCTATTATGGAGGTCATATGGAGGCGCCCTACAATTCAGCTTGTGCTCCttcgattttaattattttcataaatatgtTGTTAATGAAAGGCCCCGAAACACCACCCAAGGGTTGTGATGTATGGATGTTTGAATACCAGGATATCTTACAGATGATTCTATTAACGGTTGCCCTCATTTGTATACCCATTTTATTGGCTGGTAAACCGATATGGCTTATGATGCAACGTAAACGtattaggaaaattaaaaatgaaagtcTTAGGAAAAGTCGTACTCGTCACAATATCTCCAGAATTCACAAGTCACTCATTTATAATGTAGAGAGTTCTGGTTTTGTGTTATCCTCAAGGAAATCCATGAAGAGCTTAGCCATCGAAAAGCAAGAAGTCAGTGAGCTGTGGATACATTCAGGTAAGATAAAAggagagtttttttttatcagtgCAAGGAATACAGAagataaaaaattgactttagGATTAATCGAAATGGCTGTAtgctcggccaggccgaatcttatgtatctcccaccatggattgcgtagaaagttctactaatgaCTGTCAgctacaattgaattacttaggttgtcgTAACATTTGCCGATAGCAATGTATTGAGTTTGAGCATCGGCCAATCGATTTTTGGATATTTACCAATATCGTCTAatcgaattttaacaaaacagttTAAACGCTTACTTTTTAtaaaagaaccaattttgtttggagCAAAATCCATTGGAGAACCCCTAATTCAGTAATTGGTCACTTTCGGGCACGCGAAGTAACTTCATGGTTCTCTCCATTCTAACTTCTGCTGGCGGGCTACCATTGCGAATAGCTTTATTTTTGAGTGCATTAGAGCTTTTGTAAGGTTGTGAAGAATAAAGttcactgtcactggaataaatattTCAGCTAAGTGGCTTGAAATAATAGCAACTTGAAGTTGGTTGCACTACTTATCAGCCAccctataaataaattaaaccctaaaccacatagtggtcagggtatacacgcagagaaggaatatgatcacctcaaacatgtttcaagagcaaaatgttatttttgtatggtgtccAGGGCGGTTACTATGTAACTCGATTCGAAAGTTTGAACAGCTCGAAAGTTGTATTCGATCCGAATTTATAGTCTTACCATGTAAGAGTTTTGAATCGAGTGAAAAGTGCTGTTACTAATTCTTAACATTTTTGGCAGTACTTTCGAATGTTTTATTCAGTGTGAATATCCGATAATCGGATGTGGCAACTCGAAAGTAGTAAATGTATTTGCCAATTCGAGTTAGTTGGTAGGAAAAATCCGTTTCGTAATATTTAACTTTCGAATCGAGTTACATAGTAACCCCCCAGGTAACATGTttatcactaaaatgttattctcTCGTTaattataacctgcttgccgaaatcagatacatgatttccgagaaaataacatggttgcgaaaaccatgttacatggtcaccactcaaaaataacattttgctcttaaaacatgtttgaggtgatcatatcccttctctgggtgtaataagtttgatcggccaaaaaatgtgcctaccagaaatattgattttagaccccataaaatatataccgatcgactcagaatcacctcctgagtcgatctagcgcttggtgtccgtccgtctgtccatgtatttggatgaaatttggtacagggtgttgtttgggcacaaggacgaacgctattgaatttggaagaaatcggatcaaatttagatatagctcccatatatatgtatcgcccgattttgaaaaatttgtccctaataaccttatttttgtttatttttttacacaaagtgaccttttctggtatcaatcatacctgcaaaatattatacaaattggttcagatttagatataggtcccatatatatgcatcgctcgattttgtcatatttggccataatactcttatttattaacctatgttattcaaattttgatgtaccagctgatcgtatttagacttacatgtagctcttacatacatctattgccctatttgcagaaatttcgattttgattacccacaactaattgaccgatttcctctttttataccctaaaccacatagtggtcagatttagatatagctcccatatatatgtatcgcccgatttggtcaaatttggccgtaaaacccttatttatcaaccgatcgtaaccaaggttggctaaatgtaatcttctatagcactaactgtatgtgcaaaatttcatcgaagtcggttcaaatttagatatagctcccatacatatttatcgcccgattttgaaaaatttgcccctaataaccttatttttgaccataggggcctcatttattaactgatcgtactcaaattttacacaaagtgaccttttctggtatcaatcatacctgcaaaatattatacaaattggttcagatttagatataggtcccatatatatgcatcgctcgattttgtcatatttggccataatactcttatttattaacctattttattcaaatttcatattttgatgtactagctgatcgtatttagactttcatatagctcttacataaatctattgccctatttgcagaaatttggatttattacccacaactaattgaccgatttcctcttttttaataatggactcaatattagaggcatactaactcttttgctcTCTTTAGcttctaatattagacatttatgctccgattgtgacaagacacccataaacatgtacccccctttatgttcaccaaaacctataccaatgataccccacaaatgcttatgtttactaattcagtaggggtgttttagggtatgatatagtcggccccgcccgactttctactttactcacttgttaaatttgaaaaagtcgagaACTCGTCTTTTTTTGgttcctacactgttagaaaaatatgtttttcatatgttccgatataaacaaagtgtatttcgggcacgattttaaaccacaatatatttaagtgcgaacatgtaatgttcgtaaactaacactaaatgtttgggacatctatgttaatatgttagaatatattatgtttggggcatgaatgtttcataaaaatcatatgtgtgaatacaaacatatacaaatttacaaatttcgactaaacatacatatgttgtgatactttattcaaagcgacagagagagtatagagagaaatagagatggaaaacgggagagttgacgaaagatatcaatataacacagcaaaagagtcaaaagagaacaagttctgtgaaaccgcttgtatgttgtttcggaaaactgttttatgataaggccaaaaatttgatatgcttaagtctaaatattatttaatttgaattaagagaatagacattcggaaccaagagaatagacatttgaaaaacaaacagcatatgttttcgccttgagagcagcattttatgtatgtgtggacatgtgttttgtttatcattttggcattatgggcacaattttttcttggttccttaaaagaaatcaggggtcttcataaaaatagcgaaagggcactatacactttttagagttgggacagtaaaatgaaataaaaaaaacaaactttagttcctctttagtagtccacgaggagttgacggacaccatcaaatataaaagcgggcattaagttcgagttttacagctaaaacaatttaaaaagtttattttctttaaaatgaattattaagaaaaataaaaggaattttagagcgatggtgttaaatgctagtaaaaaacttttcactcctaaataaatttatgtttatattataaaattatgtatgtatgtttatactcgactccacgttcttcttttgttagtttttgaattccttccaaattttaaagttttgtccaaaaacagttttttattacaaaattgttatttttgcaataaaaaataatattttatccaaaaatcagtcaatttcgtttatatcaagcactgttactgactataaatctttaataacgcacatttcgaagtttcatttaaaaaaatttaatatagtataaatataaatgtgtaaattaaaaaaaaaaaaaatgttcggtcggagcagggattgaacccacgaccccttgcatgcaaggcagacatgctaaccactgctccacgtggcaaacaaatgtatgtttctgttaaataatgttatgtttgtatgggctcgtgggcgctgcaaactatgctatataaatgtaacttaaaacgataattatctactggtgactataacagctacgtagcccagtggatagtgtgttggcttacaaactgtatggtcctcggtttgattctccgtgcaggcgaaaggtaaaatttaaaaaatttataaaagtgaataatttcttcaacattatttgtattacagaaaaaggtgccaataactaaaaaatttcgtgcaagtgaaaattacgagtatgttagggaatgagcacaatcgtgtttgggaaaaattcttccaagcatataatatttttggctcaaaatgcttccaaacatatattatgttcacataaaacaaacatattaatgtttcggcagtatgcaataatatatgtgcttcctgcaaaatatgtttggaacatatgttaaagatgcgattttttttgagggtgtagtcacTGCTTTAATAAAACTCTCCATTGAATTCTTCGATTCTCTTTATTTTCTCTTATTTGCTCTATAATTTATACATTTCTCCCCAACATTTTCTCATTTCTCATTCTCTCTTATTCCTTTGTATTGTAATAAC
Encoded here:
- the LOC142241204 gene encoding V-type proton ATPase 116 kDa subunit a 1-like isoform X1; this encodes MSFFRSESMTLCQIILHQESAFNCLVELGYLGKVQFRNIHDDHGGNTANNQYLADIQRCNELNRMIKHLEMEIEETEINMVFYPDVDEEERPQAIDLKDLEMVVQRHYEEVTDVESNMEALRRQRMMAYENLKVIKVANDFLSGGRNNEAIMAWSDSVIMNLIHDEMKPGVVGSQHLSFFAGTIPRARYQAFELMLWRVTRGNFFLKSKEIEIPQNGKEIEKKFAFMLFFVGVTMKMQITKICQGFAIRLFQCPESGYERQELCKQFNQDIRDLDEILKKSENERFRVLLIAAADLFIWKVKVKKMLMVYHVLNRMGHVRHLHLGKYLQAECWIPTKDMQDVHKALAKGVQSSSRGNPSEMFKPILNIVHKRSITDNDKPTFFSLNRFTKGFQHLIDAYGIAQYQELNPAPYTIITFPFLFAVMFGDVGHGLIMLIFGCWMLIQEDSLEKKNRLAKTTNEIWNILFGGRYIITLMGAFSVYTGIIYNDCFSKAFNIFGSAWMINYNVSSVKTNHYLQLDPARADHYRGHPYIMGFDPIWHASGENAITTTNSFKMKLAIILGICQMIFGLILSAFNYLYKKDYMDVALIFIPQLLFLLCIFAYLVFLIFFKWSYYGGHMEAPYNSACAPSILIIFINMLLMKGPETPPKGCDVWMFEYQDILQMILLTVALICIPILLAGKPIWLMMQRKRIRKIKNESLRKSRTRHNISRIHKSLIYNVESSGFVLSSRKSMKSLAIEKQEVSELWIHSGIHCIESVLGAVSHTASYLRLWALSLAHDQLSSVLWNMVLKIGLTGNHGYLDGIVLSLVFLFWAILTIAILVVMEGLSAFLHTLRLHWVEFQSKFYIGSGEAFMPFQFPQSTKAG
- the LOC142241204 gene encoding V-type proton ATPase 116 kDa subunit a 4-like isoform X2; translation: MSFFRKLGYLGKVQFRNIHDDHGGNTANNQYLADIQRCNELNRMIKHLEMEIEETEINMVFYPDVDEEERPQAIDLKDLEMVVQRHYEEVTDVESNMEALRRQRMMAYENLKVIKVANDFLSGGRNNEAIMAWSDSVIMNLIHDEMKPGVVGSQHLSFFAGTIPRARYQAFELMLWRVTRGNFFLKSKEIEIPQNGKEIEKKFAFMLFFVGVTMKMQITKICQGFAIRLFQCPESGYERQELCKQFNQDIRDLDEILKKSENERFRVLLIAAADLFIWKVKVKKMLMVYHVLNRMGHVRHLHLGKYLQAECWIPTKDMQDVHKALAKGVQSSSRGNPSEMFKPILNIVHKRSITDNDKPTFFSLNRFTKGFQHLIDAYGIAQYQELNPAPYTIITFPFLFAVMFGDVGHGLIMLIFGCWMLIQEDSLEKKNRLAKTTNEIWNILFGGRYIITLMGAFSVYTGIIYNDCFSKAFNIFGSAWMINYNVSSVKTNHYLQLDPARADHYRGHPYIMGFDPIWHASGENAITTTNSFKMKLAIILGICQMIFGLILSAFNYLYKKDYMDVALIFIPQLLFLLCIFAYLVFLIFFKWSYYGGHMEAPYNSACAPSILIIFINMLLMKGPETPPKGCDVWMFEYQDILQMILLTVALICIPILLAGKPIWLMMQRKRIRKIKNESLRKSRTRHNISRIHKSLIYNVESSGFVLSSRKSMKSLAIEKQEVSELWIHSGIHCIESVLGAVSHTASYLRLWALSLAHDQLSSVLWNMVLKIGLTGNHGYLDGIVLSLVFLFWAILTIAILVVMEGLSAFLHTLRLHWVEFQSKFYIGSGEAFMPFQFPQSTKAG